The Haloterrigena turkmenica DSM 5511 genome includes the window GCCCCGCGGACCTCGCCCACGATGATGTAGTCGGGACGCGAACGCAGCGCGGCCGCGACTAGGTCGAACATGTCGACGTCGGCCGACTCGTCGCCCGACCCCTCCCGGGTGAGGAGTTGCTGCCAGGTATCGTGGGGCGGCAACACCTCGGCCGTGTCCTCCGCGGTGTAGATCTTCGAGTCCTGGGGAATGAACGAGAGGATCGCGTTCAGCGTCGTCGTCTTTCCCGAGGCCGTCTCGCCGACGACGAACACCGTCTGTTCGTTCTCGAGACAGAGCCAGAGGTAGGCCGCCAGCTCCGGGCTGAGCGTCCCCCACTTCGTGATCTGGAAGATCGACAGCGGGATCTCCTCGCCCTGTCGAATCGTCATCGAGGGGCCCTGTACGGAGACATCGTCGGAGTAGATGATGTTGATACGCGAGCCGTTGGGCAGCGTCGCGTCGATCACCGGGTCGGAGTCGCTGACCGGGTGGTTCATCCGCTCGCCCATGTTCCGCAGCCACTGCTCGAACTCCGCGGGGGTGCCGAAGTCGACCGTCGCCTCGATCATCCCGTACGTGCCGTGATCGAGGTAACACTGGCTCGGGCCGATCACGTGGATGTCCTCGTTGGCCGTGTCGACCATCACCGGTTCCAGCGGTCCGAGTCCGACGATATCCCGCTGAAGCTGGTAGCGCAGTCGGTCGAACTGGTCCCGCGAGAGGGAGATCTTGCTGGTGCCGAGGGACTTGAGCCGACCGATCGACTGGCCGGTGATTCCCGAGGTCACCTCGACGACGGCGTCGAGGAGTTCGTCCAGGTGCTCCTCGAACTCCTCGTTGTCGCCGGGCGCCGGTCGCGTGACGCTCTTATCGAGGATCCGTCGACGGATGCGGTCGTACAGTTCCTGATCCTCGCCTTCGAGGGTCGGCTCGACGCAGTAGTAGGTGGTACTGATCCCGAGGTCGCCGTGGACGTGACAGAAGATCGGCGCCTCGGCCTCGTAGATCACGTTCGGCCGGTCGGACTCCCACTCGCCCGACGGCTCGTCGATCAGCTTCGGATACTCGTTGTACTCCTCGTAGAACCAGTCGAGGTGTTCCCGCAGGTGCGGGTACTCGTCGGCCAGTGCGTCCAGTTCGTTCTCGAGTCGGTTGGTCCCGAAATCGGACATGTTATGCCACCGTCCTACTGACGATCGAGATTCCGCGGCCCTGCTGGACGTTGAAGCCGATCGAATCGTCGACGGGGTTTCGCATGTTCTGGAACCGACGAACGAGAATCTTCCGGCGGATCTCCTGCCCGACCGTGTTCGTCTCGATCTGGAAGTAGACGTCGGCCACGTTCCGCAGCGGCCGCAGCGCGTCGTCGCGAACGCTCGTCGGATCGATCGTCAACACGACCGTCTTGTCCTGCATGGTCACGTGCCGGAGAAACGAGACGAGCCGCTGGATGACGTGATCCTCGTCGCCCTCGTCGACGACTGCCTCGTAGTTGGGATCGTTTCGCAACAGCGCCGAGAGCGTGTCGACGTAGACCACGTCGGCCTTCCAGAGCGTCTCCGCGCTCGCGAACCGGGCGAGCAACTGGCGCTTTGTTCCCTCGTCGTGCGTGTCGACGTTCGCGTGTAAGAACAGCAACTGCTCGTTCAACAGGAGGTCGACGACGTCATAGGACAGCGAGTTCATCTGCTGGACGAACTCCCAGCACTCGAGTTCCGTCGAAATATAGGTGACGTAGGCGTCCTCGGTGGCCATCCCGTAGGAGAACCGCTGGGAGAGCGCGCTCTTGCCCGCGCCGTCCTCCCCTTCGACGAGGACGACGCTGCCCTCGGGAATGCCGCCGCCGATGGCGTTGTTCACGCGATCTCGTCCCGTCAGTCCGATGGAGTGGTACTCAGTCATGGTACGTAGAATTCGAGCGTTTCCTCGTCACCGTGGACGCTGACGATGATCCGGTGCTCGGCGTCCGACTCGAGAGACGCGTCGAACCGCAGTTCGGCGACGTCGCCGCGCCGCCAGCTGCTGGTATTACCCTGCAGTTCTACCGTTATCGCGTCCCGCTGGACGTACTCTCCGTTTATCAGCACGTCGAGGTCGGTCCCGTCGGTCTCGAGCGTCCGATCGCCGGTGTTCTTGACGAGGATCGTGACGTTCTCCTCGGTCCCGTTGTACACCGCGTCGCTGCCCGGATCGCTGATGATCTCGATATCGGTATCGATCTGGTCTCTGACGTCGCCGCTGTAGGTGTCGATCGAGTTGCTGATCCCGTTGACGTTGGTCACGAGCGTCCCGGCGACGCCGGCCGCGACGAGCATCGCGGCGATAAACAGGATCAGCGTCGAGACCGAATCACCGGACATCGATCAGCTCACCTCCGTCGTCGTCTCGGCGATTCCGTACTCGGTCACGAGCTTCAGCCTGTCCGGCCGATCGTCCGTAGTGACCGTGATCGAGAGCGTCTCGCCGGGCTGCCACAGTTCTCGGCCGGTCGTCCCGTTGACCACGGTCCCGGTCCACTCGCCGTCGGCCACGAACGCGCCGTCGACGAGCAGATCCGTCGCGGGAACCGTCAGCGTCGACGAACCGGTGTTGGTCGCGTTCACGGTGAGTTCGCTCCCGTCGTAGCTCGCCGTCTCGAGGTCGATCGCCGTGTTGCGCATCTCGAGCGCTCGATCGTCGCGGTCGTCCATGGCTCTCGTGCGCTCCTCGTGGGCCGTCTGGACGACCGGGTAGGCGATCCCGACGGCCACGAGCACGCCGACGAAGAGGATCGCCGTCGCGCCACTAGTACTGAATCCCACGGTCGGTCACCTCGATCGGGGAGTCACGTCCCCAGCTCCGATTCGGGCGCGCGGTCGTGTTCCGGTTCGACCTCCGCTTTCGTTTCGTGGATCTCCTGCAGCTTCATGATGTACGTGTAGCTGTCGGCGTGATCCTCGGCGGTCAGTTCCTCCGGCGTCGAGCCCGGATCGACGTGCATGTCCAGATCCGGACCGCTGAGGACGTCCTCGAGATGCGTCTTGACGTCCTCGCCGATCCAACCGATCTCGGCGTAGTAGGAGATCGCTCGCAGCGTCGCGGCCGAGCCGCCGGTCCGAACCAGCCGGGTGAGCCACTCGAAGACGATGATGTCCGTCGCGTACGTGTCCGCGAGCGTCGACAGAGTCGCGTCGTCCGGATCGTCCTCGGAGTCGTCAGCGTCGCTCGAGTCAGTTCCGACGCCCGCATCGGTTCCGGCGGCGTCGCTCGTCGTCTCGGGCTCGTCGACGCTTTCGGTCGCCTGCACTTCGACGCGCGTATCGTTCTCGTCGACGTCGTCCTCGTCGAACGCGATCCGCTCGCCGCCCGAGGACTGCGTCGCCGCGGCGTCCTCGATCACGCCCTTGAGGTCGTCGAACGAGACCGTCTCGTCGCTCGCCGTCGAATCGGCGGCGAGTCGGCTCTCGATTCCCGGCGCGCTCGAGGACCCGTCGCGGCGCTTCTCGTCCTCGCCGAAGACGCCGAAGCCGTTCTGGGCCTCGCCCTCGCCGGTAAACGGGTTCACGTCGTCGGTCACCTGATCGTAGACGCCCAGCAGGCGCTGGACGCGGTCGTTCATCTCCTCGACCTGCTCGGCGACGTGTTGCTGTGAGTCCTGAACCGATCCCAGCTCGGTTTCCTTGTCCTGGAGTTCCTCCTCGAGCTCTTCGATCCGGTAGAAGAGGTCGTCGATGTCGTCCTCGTCGTCGCTCGAACCGCGGCCGAAGAAGCCGCCGCCACTGCGGCTGCCACCGTCACCGCTGTCGCTCTCGGTCGACTCCGGCTCAGACTCTGACGTGCCGTCGTGCGATCCCGACTCGGTCTCTCGAGACTGCCCGTCGGTCGCGGACTCGGCCTCGGGCTCGCCGCCGAACTCGTCGCTCTCCTCCCGTCGCTGCTCGCGCTGGCGGCCCCGGCGACCGCCGCTGTTCGTGAGGAAGTCTTCGATGAGTTCGCGGAGGGATGCGAGTCCGAAATTCATTGTCACCTACACGCGGTCGTAACTCGAGGGGACGCTCGTCGCGGTCGACTCGAGGGCGGGAACCGACTCGAGGACGCCGACAACGGGCGGCGTGTCCCCAGTTACACGTTGCAGACTCATACTACTCCTCAGTAGCGGGTAGGGTCCTAAAGGTGTACGCTCGAGTTCGCGCCGCGTTTCGAGTCGTGAGTCGAGTCTCGATACGCCGCCCGAAATGGTACAGAGCTTGATAGTCCGACTATTCGTTGTCCCGACCGGGGTGCATCCCCAGATACTGTGATGCCAACGTACTCGCCACGCGCCGACCCTCGACGGGACACGACCGACGTCCCGTCGCCACGCCCGCGGAGGGAGCGACGGGCTCGGCCCGTCAGGTCGGCGAGGAGTGTTCGCGTGGACGGTGTCCACGGGGGCGCTCGAGCGTGTCGCGCGCAGTGTGACACGTGGTGGACGAGTCCGGCATACAGGGTGTACGCATTATGTTCGAAGCAATAACAGACAACGAAGAACGTGGCCAGGTGGGTATCGGTACCCTCATCGTGTTCATCGCGATGGTGCTGGTTGCGGCGATTGCGGCAGGAGTATTGATTAATACGGCTGGGGTCTTGCAGAGCCAGGCATCGAATACCGGCTCCGAAACGCAGGAAGAAGTCGCAAACCAGATCGACGTCGTCCACGCGGTCGGTAACGTTTCCGCGAACGATGCAGTCGACCAGATCAACCTGACGATCAAGAAGTCGGCCGGATCGAACGCGATCGATCTCACCTCGACGACTATTCAGTATACGAGTGATGATAAAGCGGTAACGCTGACTCACGGCGGGAACAACGTGAGTAACGCCAGCGATACTGACTTCATCACGAACGGAGTGAACGGCTATAACGACGATTCACTTACTGACACTGAACAACGAGTCATAATTACGATCAATGCCGACGCGATCGAAGGCACCGGTAATGGTGATAGCGGGCTTCAAGGTGGCGACGACGCAACTGTCAAACTGATCGACCAGTCCGGTGCACAGTACACCTACGGTGTGAGCGTGCCGAGTACCTTCGGCGATAAGACCATCGTGGAGGTCTGAAGTATGTTCGAGAATCTAACGGACGATGACGCCCGCGGTCAAGTTGGTATCGGTACTCTCATCGTGTTCATCGCGATGGTACTCGTCGCAGCGATCGCAGCAGGTGTCCTCATCAACACGGCTGGTGTCCTACAGAGTCAGGCATCCAATACCGGCTCCGAGACCCAAGAAGAAGTCGCGAATCAGATCGATGTCGTCCATGCGGTCGGCATGACCGACGGTGCCGACAACGTCACGTCGCTCAATCTGACTATTAAGAAATCTGCCGGGTCGAACGCCATCGATATGACGTCAGCGACCGTCCAATACACCAGTAATAACGAGGACATTGCACTCACGTTCAACGAGAGCGCAAATGCCTCGGTAGATGGTGGGTTAACTGACGCGAACGAAACGAAATTCGGAACGAAAAGCCTTACCAGTAATAACGACGGTGAATCGCTCATCGAGACGAGTGAACGAATGGAGATCCATATCGATACTAAAGCAATCGAATCTGGTAATGGGTTACCCTCTGGTTCGGAAGCCACTATCAAAATCATCGACCAGTCCGGTGCACAGTACACCTACGGTGTGAGTGTTCCGTCGACGTTCGGTGACAAGAGCGTCGTCGAGGTCTAACCACCTCACCCACGACTGACAACCAATGACCCCCGATTCACTCGAGCACGACGACGGCGTCCTCGCCCCCGACGAGCTGCAGTTGGAAGACGATCACGTCGACGCGTTGGGCGAGAACCGTTATCTGGTTCGATCGGGATCCGATTCGAAGCGCACGGAAATGTCTGCGGCCCTTGAGGCCGCAGACGTACCGCCAGCGGACGACGCGTCCGCCGAGGGTGCAGACGGCGAGACTGACGATCACGTACGCACGGATCACGCACTCGCCGACGCACCCGAACCGCACGGGGTCGATATCACGTTGAAAACCGACGGGGAGATCGCACACCACCGCGCGACGTCGAACGACGTCCGCGAGGTGTTCGTAGACCTCCTGACCTGGTACGCGAGCCAGCTCGACGACGACATGACGCCCGGCGAAGCGCTGCAGGTCATGCTGGCCGCGTCCGATCTCGAGGTCTGATCGCCGTCGGCGCCACACACAAACAGGGAATACAGGAATACGGCGTGTCTCGTTTCGATGGAGTGTGGATTTTCCGTTCCACTCGCGGATTGCGATCAGACGGGTGACGAACGTTCTGTTGTTACAGTCCATTCATCGGACCGCTACTGGCTAGTTGGCGCTGAAGGTCCGTCTCACGAACTCTCCGACAGCGCGTCGCTCGAGTCGACTCGCGACGCGAGTCAGTCCACGACTCAGCGCTCGATATCGTCCGGGTCTTTTTGCGGGTTCCGGCGAGACCGACTCGTATGCCAACCGACCCCTCCAGCGACCCGTCACGACGGCAGTTCCTCGGTGCGGCCGCCGGAACCGCCGCGACGGTCGCGACCGCCGGCTGCCTCGGCGCCCTCGCCGGCGACTCATCGGGAATGACGCGAATCGAATCCGAAGACCCCTCCGACCCCCGCGAGGGATCGCCCGGCGAGTTCTACTACTTCCTCGAGGAGAACGACATCGAGGTCGACGAACTGCTGCGCGACGGCGACGAACTCTATCTGACCTATCGCACCGGGGCCGAGACAGTCGAGGAGTCGGACGAGGAAATCACGATCGTCTACGAGGTCTACAAGCGAGCGCTGATCCAGCGCGGGTCGTCGGTCGAGTTTCTCTACGCCGAGATTTCGAACCCGTTCGACGGACAGGCGCTGGGCTGGGGAATCAACACCGAGTGGGTCCACAAGTACGATGATCCCAACGGGGACGACTCGAGCGGTGAGTCGTCGATCGCCGACGACGTCGATTCCGAACCCGGTAACGACTCGAGCGAAGCCGTCGGGAACGAAACGGACAGCGGCGGTATCGATATGGCCCAGGTCACGCTCTGGAACAACATCATGAACTCGAAAGTCTACGACTCCGATTTCGAGGACAACGGGTCCGAATCCGGGGACGGTGAGCTCGAATCCGAAAACGGCGCCTCGGAATCCGATCTCGACAACGATACCGAGTCCGAAGCGAACGACTCCGACGGAAGCTAACCGAGACGGCAGTCGAGGCCGAACTATGGGTCGGCTCGGACTCGAAAACACACGTCCTCTCGAGTAACAGCTTCGACCGAGAGCGGTTTCGACCGCATCGATCCGCGATCCGCTTGGGCAGCGGCTTCGAACTTCGAATCGCGCTCGCTCTGGATGAGGTCCTTTTTCCACCTCGAGTGCCGACTGCAAGGCATGACCGACGCACGCGAGGAATTTCTGGCTGGCGAGCGGCCCGATGACGTGGCACTGTTTCTGGCCGACTCGTACGTCTCCGACGACCGCTTGGCGGAGTTCGGCGAGCGCGTCGAGGACGGCGTTCTGATCGTCGTCGACGGCGAGAGCGGCCGCAACGCCTTCGAGGCGGCGACCGGCACGCAGGCGATGCAGTTCGCAAAGTCCGCGATGGAACTCGAGGGGATCATCGACGACGACCTCACCGGCGGCCAGTGTCCGGAGGCGCCGGCCGACGAGGACCACGCGGTCCAGTTCGTCTTCGCCTTCGCCGAGGAACAGAACGAGGACGTCGGCGGCATCTACGCCGAGGGCGACGTCGTGCACGCGTACGCGCGGTGTACGTGCGGGACGGCGTACTCGGACAAGTGGAACGTTCCCACCGCCGCCGACTGACTCCGCGGGGCGGCCCACACGCGGGTTTCAGCGGTAGGGCGCAGGCTTTTGCGGCCCGCACGGCTAGAGTCGGAGTATGAGCTCGTTCGAAACGCCACACGAGACCGGTCGGGGATTCGGCCTCTCGAGTCGAGAGGTGCGGGTGATCGGCGGCGCGAGCATCCTGATGGCGATCAACGTCGCAGTGATGTACGCCATCGCGACGACGCCGCTGGCACAGGTCAACGAGTACCTGTTCGCGGCCCCGATCATCGGCGCGGTCGTCTACGGCGCGGCGATCATGGCCGGCCAGTACGTCGCCCAGCGAGGGGTCGAGGGCGGGGATATGGGAATCGCCTTCGTCGGAATGGTACTCTTACAACTCGCGTTCGGGATCTTCGGGGCGGGCGTGCTCCGTTTTGCCCCGCGGGAGAGTCAGCTGACGATCCTCGGGATAACGGCGGTCGTCGTCGCCCTCATGACCGCCGGGATCTCCGGCTACGTCTACGCGCGCTCGAAGACGTTCGAGAGCTGGGGGACGTACGCGGGCTACGCGTTCATCGGCGGGCTCGGCGCGATCCTGATCGGCACGTTCGTCCAGCCCGTCCTGCTGGCCGGCTTCGCGCTGATCTTCCTCGGCTTCCTGCTCCGGCTGGGGTACGAAATCTGGCAGGTGCGGGACCACCGCAACGCCTCGGTCGCGCTCCAGACGATCGGCGTCTACGTCGCCGTCGCTGGCGTCTTCGTCCACGTGCTACAGCTCGTGATGCGGTACGCGGGATCGCGGAGCTGAGACGCCGATTGAACGTTAGTCGCGGCTCCGCGAGTCGGATTTCGCCGGTGACGCGGCGTGGTCGGACGCGTCTGCGTCCGCCGACGCGTCGGCGGACGGCAGCGTGAGCGAAAACGTCGAGCCCTCGCCGGGCTCGGAGTCGACCCAGATCTCGCCGCCGACAGACTCGCTTCGCTCGTCCGTCGAGCCCGGCCTCTCGCTGTCCGGCCGGACGCCGTGGCGCTCGACGATCCGCTGGCAGAGTGCCAGTCCGATTCCCGACCCGCTCTGTTCCTCGCTCGAGTGGAGCCGCTGGAAGATTTCGAAGATTCGGTCCTGATCGTCGGTCGGGATCCCCGGCCCCTCGTCGCTGACCGAGATCCGCCACGCCGACGCCGCGTCCGTGTCCGTGTCTATGTCCGACGTTTCGGGCGTTGCCGCGATATGGATGCGTGGGGGCTCGCCACCCGAATACTCGATCGCGTTCGCCAGCAGGTTCTGGAACACCTGCCGGAGCTGGCTCTCGTCGCCGGCGACGGCGGGCAACGGCTCCCGCGTGAGGTCGGCGTCTTCCTCCTCGAGTTTGAACTGGAGGTCCGCGAGCACGTCGTCGAGGATGGCCTCGAGGTCGACAGTATCGAACGCGCCGCCCTGCGTTTCGACCCGCGAGTACTCCAGCAGCGCGTCGATCGTCGTGTCCATCCGATCGGCGCCGTCGCGGGCGAACGCGAGGAACTCCTCGCCGTCGTCGTCGAACTCGTCGGCGTACCGATCCTCGAGGAGGTCGAGGTAGCTCGTCACCATCCGGAGCGGTTCCTGCAGGTCGTGGGAGGCGGCGTAGGCGAACTGTTCGAGCTGTTCGTTCGACGCCTCGAGTTCTTCGACCGTCTCCTCGAGGCGCTGCTCGGTCCGCTTCAGCGCCTCGTTTTGCTCCTCGAGCGCGGCGGCCTGGATGAGCGCCTGTGCCTCGTGGACGCCGATCGCCAGTCCCGCGACGGAGCCGATCGCTAAGAAGACGGCCTGGGTCCCGAACGTGAACTGGACCTCGACGCCGGGATGGAGGACGCGAAGGCCGAGGGCGATTCCCATGACGGTGACGCCGACGACGACCCACAGCAAGATCCGCGGATAGTACGCGGCGTCGATAGACGTCTTCGGCAACCAGAGCCCGATATACAGCAGCACGATTCCGAAGGAACCGACCAGCAGCAGATCGAGGATCGCTTCCAGCAGGATCCCGTTCCCGGCCATCGTGACGATCGAGTTACCGACTGCGACGAGCACCAGGAGCGCGCCCAGCGCGGAGAGCCCTCGGAGCCAGTTGCGCGTATCTCCCAGCGACGACTCGAGAATCGCGTCGGACCCGGATTCGATGGACTCCCCAACCATTACAGTTCACATAGAAGCCTGCAATGTTCAGGGGTACTTTTGGGTATACAACCCACTTAAGTACGCTACTGAGAGCGAGTCGATATCTCGGCGAGTGTGCTCCCGACGAGCCGGTCGATACCGCGCCGAAGGCGAGAGGCGACGGCCTGTTGGGTGATCCCGAGTTCGTCGCCCAGTTCCGCCATGGTCACGTCCCGCGGTGAGTTGAAGTAGCCGCGTTCGTAGGCGAGGAGCACGGCCTCCTGCTGTGGCTCGGTCAACGCGGCCTCGGCCTCGGTTTCGATCGGCGTGAGCGCGTGCAGTTTCGTCAGCGTGATCGGGATGTCGAGTTCGCGACAGCGCTGCTGAAAGTCGGCGATGTCGGCCCGATCGTCGCCGCGTACGTCAAACGTCCACTCTCGGTTCGTCCCGATCGCTTTCACGAGTGGAAGCTTCGTTTCCGTCAGCGTACTCAACACGCCGGCGTACTCGAGCGACCACTCGACGCGCAACAGGTACTCGTCCGCGACGGAATCGATCAATTCGATCTCGACGACGCCGGGATGGTCGTCGAAGGCGTCCTCGATGTCGTCGACGGGCGTTCCTCGCACCCAGAAGTAGGGAACAACCACGTCCCGCGCCGGGATCATGCGCTCCAGTTCGATCGTCACGTCCGGCAGCCGTTCGAATACGCTCCCCAGCGGGAACTGATCGGACGGCACCGTAAACGTCGCTTCGGTTGCCATACTCACTGGAAAGAATCCGACTATGGATAACGCTGGTCGTCTGCCCGGACAGGCTCGAGCGAACGGCCGATGCCGTTACTCGCCGTCGACTCAGTCGTCGCCGTCCTCGCGCTCGTCCGCGACGACCTCGCGGAACGCGTCGAGGATGACCTGCTTCGTCACGGCGCCGCGAGAGGTCCAGTGGGTCGCGTAGTCGAGCATGTCGTCGTAGATGTCGGGTTTGCAGCCGGCGGCCTTGGGGTGGCCGCCGCCGTTGACCTTCCCCGCGACCTCGTGGCAGCGGTCGAATTCGTCCGTTCCGCGGATCGAGGCCGAGCCGGCGGGTTTGACGACGACCGAGGCGTCGGCGCCCTGCTCTCGCATCCCCTCGGCGACCTCGTTTTGCGAACAGCGGCCGTAGGTGACCCCGACCGTGTAGCCGCCGATCTCGCGGAACTCCGCGCGGCCCAGCGCTCGATCGATCAGAGCCTCTTTCTCCTCGCGGCGCTCGGCGAGGTAGGTCTGTACCCACTCGGGGAGGTCGACGCCGTACTCGCGGACGACCTCGACGTACTCCGCCGGATCGGTCCAGTAGGCGTAATCGGCCAGATCGTCGCTGCGCGGATCCTCGCGCAGCCAGAGGTCGTGGTCCCGTGTCACGGCGGCCAGTTCCTCGTACATCGGCGAGAACTCGTACTCGAGCGACCGGTAGACGACATCGGCCGAACACTCCTCGTCGGAGTCGCCGACGACGAGGTCGACGCCGGCGTCGCGGACCGCCTGCGCCACGTCGTCGTTCCACTGGTGGTGGTCGTACCACGAGACGCGGTCGGCGGTCTCGAGGGCCGCATCGAGTTCTTCCTCGACGTACTCGTATCTGTCCGGCGCGAGGTCACAGACGAAGAGGTCGATCCCCTCCTCGCCGAACTCGGCGACGCGAGCCAGCGCGTCCTCGACGTCGTGGGGGCTAGCGGGAAGCAGGGCCACTTCGTGGGGCGTGGGCTCGGGCTCCTCAAGCGGATCGACGGCGTCGCCGGCGAGGCCCGCCGCCGCTTCGTCGGCGTCGTCGACGGCATCGGCCGCGTCCGTTGCGTCGGTCGGCACGTCGGCGTCAGTAGATTCGTCAGCGTCGTCCTTGTCGTCGGGTTCCGGCACGTTCCGTACGTCGTCGTAGGCCTCGCGAAGCAGGGCGACGCAGGCCAGCCCGTCCGCGTCGGGGTCGGCGATGACGGCGACCTCGGCGCCCTCGAGGGCGGCCGCGGCCTGCTCGTCCTCGACGTCCTCCTCGAGCGTATCGGGTAGGAAGAAACCGGTTCCCGGGAGCACGGACTTGCGGGCGAGCGGGAGATCGCCGCTGTCGATGAGATCTTCGTCCATGGCAACGACTGCGTGACGGGTCCGGAAGTAATCGCCGGTCTCGGCCGTCGAGGCGCGACGACGTCGGTCATCGAGGCGCGACGGCGTCGGTATCTCTCGTCAGCCGATCGCCAGTGCGGCTCAGGCGGCGCCGACCGCCTCGTCGTCGGTACCCTCGCCGGCGGGCTCAAGTTGTCGAACCGTCAGCACGGGCACCGGTGAAGTGCGGACGACCCGCTCGGCGACGCTGCCCAGCAGCAGGCGGTTCTCGCCGTGACGACCACGGGTCCCAGTCGCGACCAGGTCGGCGTCGACCTCGCGGGCGTACTCGCAGATCTGGGCGGCCGGCCGGCCCTCGCGGACGGCGGTGTCGATCTCGAGATCCGCGTCGGATCGCTCCTCGACCGTCGCGAGCGCGGCGTCGGCGGTCGTCTCGAGGGCGGTCCGCAGTTCCTCCCGGAGCTGTTGGGGCGAGGCGTCGACCTCGCTGGCGTCGACGACCGAGAGCGCGTGGACCTCGGCGTCGAAGCGATCGGCGAGATCGAGCGCGACGTCGACGGCCCGCTTGACGCTCTCGGAAC containing:
- a CDS encoding sensor histidine kinase — protein: MVGESIESGSDAILESSLGDTRNWLRGLSALGALLVLVAVGNSIVTMAGNGILLEAILDLLLVGSFGIVLLYIGLWLPKTSIDAAYYPRILLWVVVGVTVMGIALGLRVLHPGVEVQFTFGTQAVFLAIGSVAGLAIGVHEAQALIQAAALEEQNEALKRTEQRLEETVEELEASNEQLEQFAYAASHDLQEPLRMVTSYLDLLEDRYADEFDDDGEEFLAFARDGADRMDTTIDALLEYSRVETQGGAFDTVDLEAILDDVLADLQFKLEEEDADLTREPLPAVAGDESQLRQVFQNLLANAIEYSGGEPPRIHIAATPETSDIDTDTDAASAWRISVSDEGPGIPTDDQDRIFEIFQRLHSSEEQSGSGIGLALCQRIVERHGVRPDSERPGSTDERSESVGGEIWVDSEPGEGSTFSLTLPSADASADADASDHAASPAKSDSRSRD
- a CDS encoding helix-turn-helix domain-containing protein, whose translation is MATEATFTVPSDQFPLGSVFERLPDVTIELERMIPARDVVVPYFWVRGTPVDDIEDAFDDHPGVVEIELIDSVADEYLLRVEWSLEYAGVLSTLTETKLPLVKAIGTNREWTFDVRGDDRADIADFQQRCRELDIPITLTKLHALTPIETEAEAALTEPQQEAVLLAYERGYFNSPRDVTMAELGDELGITQQAVASRLRRGIDRLVGSTLAEISTRSQ
- a CDS encoding DHH family phosphoesterase produces the protein MDEDLIDSGDLPLARKSVLPGTGFFLPDTLEEDVEDEQAAAALEGAEVAVIADPDADGLACVALLREAYDDVRNVPEPDDKDDADESTDADVPTDATDAADAVDDADEAAAGLAGDAVDPLEEPEPTPHEVALLPASPHDVEDALARVAEFGEEGIDLFVCDLAPDRYEYVEEELDAALETADRVSWYDHHQWNDDVAQAVRDAGVDLVVGDSDEECSADVVYRSLEYEFSPMYEELAAVTRDHDLWLREDPRSDDLADYAYWTDPAEYVEVVREYGVDLPEWVQTYLAERREEKEALIDRALGRAEFREIGGYTVGVTYGRCSQNEVAEGMREQGADASVVVKPAGSASIRGTDEFDRCHEVAGKVNGGGHPKAAGCKPDIYDDMLDYATHWTSRGAVTKQVILDAFREVVADEREDGDD
- a CDS encoding universal stress protein, giving the protein MFDTVVVATDGSESVKRAVDVALDLADRFDAEVHALSVVDASEVDASPQQLREELRTALETTADAALATVEERSDADLEIDTAVREGRPAAQICEYAREVDADLVATGTRGRHGENRLLLGSVAERVVRTSPVPVLTVRQLEPAGEGTDDEAVGAA